A DNA window from Xanthomonas campestris pv. campestris str. ATCC 33913 contains the following coding sequences:
- a CDS encoding TonB-dependent siderophore receptor — translation MSSLLPRRHVVSALPLLGVLACAAAPATAAEPQARSLDAVQVRSDYAPYRALTVTGATKTEAPLRDLPISARVLDHSLLEDAGVTDLAGALDMASGITKANNLGGLWDSYSIRGFTGDPNFSSDYMVNGFNASRGYNGLRDGANTQSVEVIKGPASALYGRGEPGGAVNIVTKKPLFDAQHSVDLSAGRFDSYRAALDSTGPLSETVAYRVNLMHKDQHSFRDTVDSDATLLAPSLLWMPTPDTTVSYELELLRIHTPFDRGVTAIDGDANRLPASRFLGEPGDGDIDLHSTGHQVFAVHGLNQTWSLQGGATYRDSGMRGFSTEPWTLQADDRTLRRERRYRDYQGRDIAARAELLGTLGSGKVAHHVLFGIDGNRFNDSRYQLRARSAATPYSIDVLAPRYGVAQPGRLAPITDTDERQQVWGVYAQDQIDLGARWKALLGVRYDHYQQDIANRLRATTQQASDGVISPRAGLTVHLDDTLSLYASAAAGFRPNSGVGANGQSFAPEKSRSLETGLKYVQPGEGLEATLAVFRIDKENVLSLDPADTSFSLPVGQMRSEGAELDLLGRLTPHLAASVGLAYTDSQVTRSSAAAMGTGLAEGRRFPNVPRFSGNAFVNYAQPLSGTRSAAVGVGVSRTGERLGSVDSNTGFVLPAYTVWRLVGHYDLSERLRLYAKVENLTDRRYAAFSYSEQWVYPGAPRTWTVGARLRF, via the coding sequence GTGTCCAGTCTTCTTCCACGCCGCCACGTTGTCTCGGCGCTGCCGCTGCTTGGCGTGCTCGCCTGCGCCGCCGCGCCGGCCACTGCGGCCGAGCCACAGGCGCGCAGCCTGGACGCGGTGCAAGTACGCAGCGACTACGCACCGTACCGCGCACTGACGGTGACCGGCGCCACCAAGACCGAAGCACCGCTGCGCGATCTGCCGATCAGTGCACGCGTGCTCGACCACAGCTTGCTGGAGGATGCCGGCGTCACCGATCTGGCCGGCGCGCTGGACATGGCCAGCGGCATCACCAAGGCCAATAACCTGGGCGGGCTGTGGGACAGCTATTCGATCCGCGGGTTCACCGGCGACCCCAACTTCAGTTCCGACTACATGGTCAACGGCTTCAACGCCAGCCGCGGTTACAACGGCCTGCGCGATGGCGCCAACACGCAGAGCGTGGAAGTGATCAAGGGGCCAGCGTCTGCGTTGTACGGGCGCGGCGAGCCAGGTGGTGCGGTGAATATCGTCACCAAGAAACCCTTGTTCGATGCGCAGCACAGCGTGGACCTGTCTGCGGGGCGCTTTGACAGCTACCGCGCGGCGCTGGACAGCACCGGCCCGCTCAGCGAAACCGTGGCCTACCGCGTGAATCTCATGCACAAGGACCAGCACAGCTTTCGCGACACGGTCGATAGCGACGCCACGCTGCTGGCGCCGTCGCTGCTGTGGATGCCCACGCCCGACACTACGGTGTCCTACGAGCTGGAACTGCTGCGCATCCACACCCCGTTCGATCGCGGTGTGACCGCGATCGATGGCGATGCCAATCGCTTGCCGGCGTCGCGCTTTCTGGGCGAGCCGGGTGATGGCGACATCGATCTGCATTCCACCGGCCACCAGGTGTTCGCGGTGCATGGTTTGAATCAGACTTGGTCGTTGCAGGGCGGTGCCACGTATCGCGACAGTGGCATGCGCGGCTTTTCCACCGAGCCGTGGACGCTGCAGGCCGACGATCGCACGCTGCGGCGCGAGCGCCGCTACCGCGACTACCAGGGCCGCGACATCGCCGCGCGCGCCGAACTGCTGGGCACGCTCGGCAGCGGCAAGGTCGCCCATCACGTGTTGTTCGGCATCGATGGCAACCGCTTCAACGACAGTCGCTACCAGCTGCGCGCGCGCTCGGCGGCCACGCCCTACAGCATCGACGTGCTGGCACCGCGCTATGGCGTGGCGCAACCCGGGCGGTTGGCGCCGATCACCGATACCGACGAGCGACAACAGGTGTGGGGCGTCTATGCGCAGGACCAGATCGATCTGGGCGCGCGCTGGAAGGCCTTGCTCGGCGTGCGCTACGACCACTATCAGCAGGACATTGCCAACCGTCTGCGCGCAACCACGCAGCAAGCCTCCGACGGTGTCATCAGCCCGCGTGCCGGGCTCACCGTGCATCTGGACGACACGCTGTCGCTATACGCCAGTGCGGCGGCCGGGTTTCGGCCCAATAGCGGCGTGGGTGCCAACGGGCAAAGCTTCGCGCCCGAGAAGAGCCGCTCGCTGGAAACCGGCCTGAAATACGTGCAGCCCGGTGAGGGCCTGGAAGCGACGCTGGCGGTGTTTCGTATCGACAAGGAAAACGTGTTGAGCCTGGATCCGGCCGACACCAGTTTTTCGTTGCCGGTGGGGCAGATGCGTAGCGAAGGCGCAGAACTGGATCTGCTGGGCAGGCTCACTCCGCACCTGGCCGCCTCGGTGGGCCTGGCCTATACCGATTCGCAGGTGACCCGCAGCAGCGCCGCTGCAATGGGCACCGGGCTGGCGGAAGGGCGCCGCTTTCCGAACGTGCCACGCTTCAGCGGCAATGCCTTCGTCAACTACGCGCAACCGTTGAGCGGCACGCGCAGCGCCGCGGTGGGGGTGGGCGTGTCGCGCACCGGTGAGCGGCTGGGGTCGGTCGACAGCAACACCGGCTTCGTGTTGCCGGCCTACACGGTGTGGCGCCTGGTAGGCCATTACGACCTCAGCGAGCGTCTGCGGCTGTATGCAAAGGTGGAAAACCTCACCGACCGCCGCTACGCCGCGTTTTCATACAGCGAACAATGGGTGTATCCGGGCGCGCCGCGCACCTGGACGGTGGGCGCACGGCTGAGGTTCTGA